A portion of the Hoylesella buccalis ATCC 35310 genome contains these proteins:
- a CDS encoding helix-turn-helix domain-containing protein, with protein MPYIEHTSEKDWCKRLFDRLKTVENKLDQLLVLKEQSVDTTTHPPLKPEYLDIIDVSKILKVEQKTIYNWVWAHKIPYLKANGRLLFLREEIDEMLRKRDEW; from the coding sequence ATGCCATACATAGAACATACTTCAGAAAAGGATTGGTGCAAGCGATTGTTTGACAGATTGAAAACTGTCGAGAATAAACTCGATCAACTGCTTGTACTGAAAGAGCAGTCTGTTGATACAACTACCCATCCGCCTCTTAAACCAGAGTATCTTGACATCATCGACGTATCGAAAATTCTCAAAGTGGAGCAAAAAACCATCTACAACTGGGTTTGGGCCCATAAGATACCATACCTAAAAGCTAACGGAAGACTTCTTTTTCTTCGTGAAGAGATAGACGAAATGCTACGCAAGCGTGATGAATGGTAA
- a CDS encoding IS5 family transposase — translation MKQRPSSPSFADLIVGHRKVKQTFFFQIDQIIDWNPIRGLIEIAYTKGNRPTGRPSYDSLVLFKTELLRTWYGLSDGEVEEQVNDRLSFSRFVGLGLDDCAPDSTTVCRFRNILVEADLYDNVLQEINRQLELAGVLIKRGAIVDASITDSPRRPRGRKEYEVVEDRNEESGRDVAEKAMVKEIVKPNVDGEARWVKKMGKLHFGYKRHSVTDENGLVIAEETTPANESDIKHLEKPLEKAKLPQGTPVYADKGYDSTANKDVLKRMKLKSRIMHKGVRGRKLTEREQRINVAISKTRYKVERTFGSIHRWFHGGIARYVGLDKTHAQHIMEAIAYNLYRTPGIIVSNSLK, via the coding sequence ATGAAACAACGTCCTTCTTCTCCGAGTTTTGCTGACCTAATAGTTGGTCATCGTAAGGTCAAACAGACCTTTTTCTTTCAAATTGATCAGATAATCGACTGGAATCCCATTCGTGGACTTATTGAAATTGCTTACACCAAAGGCAACCGTCCCACTGGTCGTCCAAGCTATGACAGTCTTGTGTTGTTCAAGACCGAGCTTCTTCGTACATGGTATGGCTTGAGTGACGGCGAGGTCGAAGAGCAGGTAAATGACCGTCTGTCCTTCAGTCGCTTTGTTGGTTTAGGATTGGATGACTGCGCTCCAGATAGTACAACTGTATGCCGTTTCCGTAACATTTTGGTTGAAGCCGACCTTTACGACAATGTGCTGCAAGAGATAAATCGCCAGTTAGAGTTGGCTGGTGTTTTGATTAAGCGTGGTGCCATCGTTGATGCAAGTATCACGGATAGTCCTCGTCGACCTCGCGGCCGTAAGGAATACGAAGTAGTTGAGGATCGCAATGAGGAATCAGGCAGGGATGTGGCAGAAAAGGCAATGGTTAAAGAGATCGTCAAGCCCAATGTTGATGGAGAAGCACGTTGGGTAAAGAAGATGGGGAAGCTACACTTCGGTTACAAGCGACATTCGGTTACAGATGAGAACGGTTTGGTGATAGCCGAGGAAACCACACCGGCTAACGAAAGTGACATCAAACATTTGGAAAAGCCATTAGAAAAAGCTAAACTTCCACAAGGTACACCTGTTTATGCCGACAAGGGTTATGATTCCACGGCAAACAAGGATGTACTTAAACGTATGAAGCTCAAGAGTCGTATCATGCACAAAGGAGTAAGGGGGCGTAAGCTAACGGAAAGAGAGCAGCGTATTAATGTAGCCATCAGCAAGACACGGTACAAAGTGGAACGTACCTTTGGATCTATTCACAGATGGTTTCATGGTGGCATAGCCAGATATGTAGGTTTAGATAAGACTCACGCACAACACATCATGGAGGCTATTGCCTACAATTTATATCGAACTCCAGGGATAATTGTGTCTAATTCTCTCAAATAA
- a CDS encoding type IV toxin-antitoxin system AbiEi family antitoxin domain-containing protein, whose translation MTSKGIKKKISEFEMGKVFKLEDLGLLHTEHQAAVMTLRRLVEKGEIERLSPGLYYKPKITPFGEVGPTMEERFRDLLYKDNRPVGYLTGFYAFNLLGLTTQQSTTLEIGTNFPRRNRKRGMYAVRFVIQKNEINKEVIDMLRLLDCLKWIKKIPDTTVDQSYSRLKNLINAYSKKEQERIVELSMKYSPLTRALLGSMLSDKSLTDKLYQSLSPLTQFRIGLSPSLAKKQWNIQ comes from the coding sequence ATGACAAGCAAGGGTATTAAGAAGAAAATATCAGAATTCGAAATGGGAAAAGTCTTTAAGTTAGAAGACTTAGGGCTTTTGCACACCGAGCATCAAGCAGCAGTGATGACTTTACGAAGACTTGTGGAAAAAGGAGAAATAGAGCGGCTCAGTCCGGGTCTCTACTATAAACCTAAAATAACACCTTTCGGAGAAGTCGGACCTACTATGGAAGAAAGATTTCGGGATTTATTATACAAAGATAACCGCCCTGTAGGTTATCTGACAGGATTCTACGCTTTCAACTTATTGGGACTTACCACACAGCAATCTACCACCCTCGAAATTGGGACAAACTTCCCTCGTCGAAATAGAAAACGAGGTATGTATGCAGTTCGGTTTGTAATACAAAAGAATGAGATAAACAAGGAGGTTATTGATATGCTACGCCTGTTGGATTGCCTTAAATGGATAAAAAAGATACCCGATACGACTGTTGACCAATCCTATTCTCGTTTGAAGAATTTAATAAATGCCTATTCTAAAAAAGAACAGGAGCGGATAGTGGAACTTTCGATGAAATACTCTCCTTTAACTCGTGCCCTGCTGGGTTCGATGCTTTCTGACAAATCATTGACAGATAAATTATATCAATCGCTTAGTCCGCTAACGCAATTTAGGATTGGACTTTCACCATCACTCGCAAAAAAACAATGGAACATACAATAG
- a CDS encoding helix-turn-helix domain-containing protein, with the protein MTKFTKANWMTRALQDKLKVVGEQFRLARLRRDLTMDQVAQRAQCTRLTLSRLEKGEPSVSLGVVMRVLNALQLEDDILYLAKDDELGRMLQDLGIKNKKRASKR; encoded by the coding sequence ATGACAAAATTTACCAAAGCCAACTGGATGACCAGAGCACTGCAAGATAAGTTGAAGGTAGTGGGCGAGCAGTTCCGCCTCGCCCGATTGCGAAGAGACCTGACGATGGATCAGGTGGCACAACGTGCACAATGCACCAGGCTTACCCTTTCACGTTTGGAAAAGGGCGAACCTTCTGTGTCACTGGGTGTGGTAATGCGTGTGCTCAATGCCCTGCAGCTCGAAGACGATATTCTCTATTTAGCAAAAGACGATGAGCTGGGTCGCATGTTACAGGACTTGGGCATTAAGAATAAAAAACGAGCTTCAAAAAGATAA
- a CDS encoding bifunctional DNA primase/helicase — MNIKEEILSRTNKGLDVFCFYMPIDFVPKRNFRNPLYDDKRASCNIYLDNKSGCYRMKDFGNDAYSGDCFWFAATMLGLDVRKDFVKVLETINRDLQLNICIERKEHSNPHTMMMKPCKPTLVQPPNQLKKMEGKKWYKLIEQSFNVKELDYWEQYGIDTKTLQRFYVKSLARYESVSNQGKPFTLGSTHEDPMFAYSMGKFVKVYRPKSKLRFLYGGEKVNDYVFGFQQLPSKGDVVFITGGEKDVLSLSAHGFNAICFNSETAQIPENIIEGLQLRFRHIIILYDSDETGIREAKRQTDALAQYKVLSLTLPLQGGKSEKDISDFFALGNEAKDLKVLLNDMFTNMYAQTMMMLRSCEIDYDNPPDASKSVVAVNGVPLGTQDNLFCITGGEGTGKSNYIAAILAGTLGRERLKAEQTLGLEVTANLKGLAVLHYDTEQSEAQLYKNLEKTLRRAGIKSVPEFYHSLYLASLSRKDRLKIIRESMDLFHHKHGGIHLVVIDGIADLIRSANDETESIAIVDELYRLAGIYNTCIICVLHFVPNGIKLRGHIGSELQRKAAGILSIEKDDNPEYSVVKALKVRDGSPLDVPIMLFGWDKEADMHVYRGEKSKEDKEKRKTDELLAVVKSAFRAKLKLSYQELCDVLMREMEIKDRTAKKYIAYMKEQRILSQDTSGNYQKGELCHT; from the coding sequence ATGAACATCAAAGAAGAAATACTAAGCCGAACCAACAAAGGACTGGATGTGTTCTGCTTCTATATGCCCATCGACTTTGTGCCAAAGCGCAATTTTCGAAATCCTTTGTATGACGACAAGCGTGCATCGTGCAATATCTATCTCGACAACAAGTCCGGCTGCTACCGAATGAAGGACTTTGGCAACGATGCCTACTCCGGCGACTGCTTTTGGTTTGCAGCCACAATGCTCGGACTGGACGTGAGGAAAGACTTTGTTAAGGTGCTTGAAACCATAAATCGGGACTTGCAGCTGAATATTTGCATTGAAAGGAAAGAACATAGTAATCCCCACACAATGATGATGAAGCCTTGTAAACCAACCTTAGTACAACCACCTAACCAGCTCAAGAAGATGGAAGGTAAAAAGTGGTACAAGCTAATTGAGCAATCTTTCAATGTCAAAGAACTAGACTATTGGGAGCAATATGGTATTGATACTAAGACTCTGCAACGTTTTTATGTAAAGTCGCTTGCTCGCTATGAATCTGTCTCCAATCAGGGTAAGCCGTTTACACTTGGTTCAACACATGAAGATCCGATGTTTGCATACAGTATGGGGAAGTTTGTAAAAGTCTATCGCCCTAAGAGTAAGCTGCGCTTTCTTTATGGGGGTGAGAAAGTGAACGACTATGTTTTTGGCTTCCAGCAGCTGCCCAGCAAAGGGGATGTTGTTTTCATCACAGGTGGGGAGAAAGACGTGCTTTCACTTTCGGCTCATGGTTTCAATGCCATCTGTTTCAACAGTGAGACGGCACAGATTCCAGAGAATATCATCGAAGGGTTACAGCTCCGCTTTCGCCACATTATTATATTGTACGACTCTGATGAGACAGGCATAAGAGAAGCTAAACGGCAGACAGATGCACTTGCTCAATACAAGGTATTGAGTCTAACCTTACCATTGCAAGGGGGTAAGTCGGAGAAGGATATATCGGACTTCTTTGCCTTGGGCAATGAAGCAAAGGACTTGAAAGTGCTTCTTAATGATATGTTCACCAATATGTATGCACAGACGATGATGATGCTGCGCTCTTGTGAAATTGACTATGATAACCCTCCTGATGCCTCGAAGTCTGTGGTGGCTGTCAATGGAGTTCCGCTCGGTACGCAGGACAATCTGTTTTGTATCACAGGTGGAGAAGGAACAGGCAAAAGCAACTACATTGCCGCCATCCTTGCCGGCACTCTTGGGAGAGAACGATTAAAGGCAGAGCAAACCTTGGGATTGGAGGTAACCGCCAACCTCAAAGGTTTGGCAGTTCTTCACTATGATACGGAACAGTCCGAGGCACAACTCTATAAGAACTTGGAGAAGACGCTTCGCAGGGCTGGTATCAAGTCCGTGCCTGAGTTTTATCATTCTCTCTATCTGGCATCGCTATCACGCAAGGACAGACTGAAGATTATTCGTGAAAGTATGGACTTGTTCCATCACAAGCACGGGGGAATACACCTTGTGGTCATTGACGGTATAGCAGACCTGATACGCTCCGCCAACGACGAAACGGAGAGTATAGCCATTGTGGATGAACTCTACCGCTTAGCAGGCATTTACAATACTTGTATCATTTGTGTACTCCATTTTGTACCTAATGGCATTAAACTAAGGGGACATATAGGCTCGGAGCTGCAACGTAAGGCTGCGGGCATTCTCTCCATCGAGAAAGATGACAATCCCGAATACTCGGTCGTCAAGGCTTTGAAAGTGCGTGATGGAAGCCCGCTAGATGTGCCGATAATGCTCTTTGGATGGGACAAGGAAGCCGATATGCACGTTTATCGTGGAGAAAAGTCGAAAGAGGATAAGGAAAAACGCAAGACCGATGAACTGTTGGCTGTCGTAAAGTCTGCATTCCGTGCCAAACTAAAGCTATCATATCAAGAGTTGTGCGATGTGTTGATGCGTGAAATGGAAATCAAGGATCGAACGGCAAAGAAGTACATTGCCTATATGAAGGAGCAGCGTATCTTGTCGCAAGACACAAGTGGTAACTATCAAAAAGGAGAATTATGCCATACATAG
- a CDS encoding nucleotidyl transferase AbiEii/AbiGii toxin family protein → MEHTIAKQLHLEKENFRDLLHAASEELTIPIQLVEKDYYISSILRALSESSYTEQIVFKGGTSLSKAYQLINRFSEDVDFAVISEHMSGNQVKMLLSHLMKEVTANLKEDLDFSDISKGSKYRKQAFLYNTQVGLDELSNPVPARIIVEISAFANPFPHEIRIIEPFVTTFLRKKGMSSFIELYNLTPFELNVLSLRQTLCEKVVSLIRFSMSDTPLASLTSKVRHFYDLDALLSIEQLQNYISSDAFVPDLTTLIKHDQQAFDEPRGWKLLDNLNQSPLIKDFENIWSSLTPKYIENLSKIAYRKIPSPDNIKSSFTKILHSIENIDLGRQEN, encoded by the coding sequence ATGGAACATACAATAGCCAAACAACTGCATTTGGAAAAAGAAAATTTCAGAGACCTGCTTCATGCCGCTTCTGAGGAGCTCACCATCCCTATCCAACTGGTAGAGAAGGATTACTACATATCGTCCATACTTCGTGCTCTTTCTGAAAGTAGTTATACCGAACAGATAGTATTCAAAGGTGGTACGTCCTTGTCTAAGGCTTATCAACTGATAAACAGATTTTCCGAAGATGTAGATTTTGCCGTCATAAGCGAACACATGAGTGGTAATCAAGTAAAAATGCTACTTTCGCACCTCATGAAAGAAGTTACAGCTAATTTGAAAGAGGATTTAGATTTCAGCGATATTTCCAAAGGATCAAAATATAGAAAACAAGCTTTTCTCTATAATACTCAAGTAGGATTGGATGAATTATCCAACCCTGTACCAGCAAGAATTATAGTGGAAATCAGTGCATTTGCCAATCCATTTCCCCATGAAATACGAATAATTGAGCCATTTGTAACTACATTTCTAAGAAAGAAGGGAATGAGTTCCTTTATAGAACTGTATAATCTTACACCCTTTGAGTTAAATGTGTTGTCACTCAGACAAACTTTATGTGAGAAAGTCGTATCGCTTATTCGTTTTTCAATGAGCGACACTCCATTGGCATCATTGACATCCAAAGTACGTCACTTCTATGATTTGGATGCACTCCTAAGCATAGAACAATTACAAAACTATATTTCCAGCGATGCGTTTGTGCCAGATTTGACAACACTGATAAAACACGATCAGCAAGCCTTTGATGAGCCAAGAGGCTGGAAACTTTTGGATAACCTAAATCAATCTCCCTTGATAAAAGACTTTGAAAATATATGGAGTTCTCTGACACCGAAATATATTGAGAATTTATCTAAAATCGCATACCGTAAGATACCATCACCAGACAATATAAAATCCTCTTTCACCAAGATTCTCCACTCGATAGAAAATATTGATTTAGGACGGCAAGAGAATTAA
- the ltrA gene encoding group II intron reverse transcriptase/maturase, protein MNDKIKENLLDQSCAPTDNLQSNWDRIDWTKAEQAVKKLQARIVKAQKEGRHNKVKALQWTLTHSFYAKALAVKRVTSNGGGCTPGVDKEIWDTPKAKTQAITQLKRRGYQPMPLRRVHIKKSNGKLRPLGIPTMKDRAMQALYLMALEPVSETTADTRSYGFRKERCCMDAVQQCHNILRKGYSPEWILEGDIKGCFDHISHEWLLANIPMDKAILRKWLKCGYVFNKQMFPTEEGTPQGGIISPTLANMTLDGLQKALADRYKRHHVNGKLYSPMVNLVRYADDFIITCENKETLENEIKPLVAEFMSERGLTLSEEKTVITNVHDGFDFLGFNIRKYGKDILTKPTKKSEKRFMENIRKVIKENKGCRQESLIRMLNSKIRGWGGYYQHGATRDSFHRIDHQIFLSLWQWAKRRHSKKGKRWIKDRYWHDIRGNKWTFASKFKKPNGKEDQLTLLSLTSSFPFLQYTQIKGDMNPFDADCRLYFYKRKKSKMLVTLKGRKSLLYLWEKQGRKCPICGEPIDTHKAWNVMPTVQNGKKCNLLVHDECFKLSRKSNGNKK, encoded by the coding sequence ATGAACGATAAAATCAAAGAAAATCTCCTCGACCAATCGTGTGCGCCGACTGACAACCTGCAATCAAATTGGGACAGAATAGACTGGACTAAGGCGGAGCAAGCTGTTAAGAAGCTTCAAGCTCGTATTGTAAAGGCTCAGAAGGAAGGCAGACATAACAAGGTGAAAGCCTTGCAATGGACGCTTACCCACTCTTTTTACGCAAAAGCCTTAGCCGTAAAGAGGGTTACTTCTAACGGGGGTGGTTGTACTCCTGGGGTTGACAAAGAAATATGGGATACCCCTAAAGCTAAAACGCAAGCAATAACCCAACTCAAACGCAGAGGCTACCAGCCAATGCCGCTGAGAAGAGTTCATATCAAGAAGAGCAACGGCAAACTGCGACCGTTGGGAATACCGACAATGAAAGACAGAGCCATGCAAGCACTCTATCTTATGGCATTGGAGCCTGTATCAGAAACTACAGCTGATACTCGTTCATACGGTTTCCGCAAGGAACGCTGCTGTATGGATGCAGTACAGCAATGTCATAACATTCTCCGAAAGGGATATTCTCCCGAATGGATTTTGGAGGGTGACATAAAAGGGTGTTTTGACCATATCAGCCATGAGTGGTTACTTGCCAATATCCCAATGGATAAGGCAATACTCCGAAAATGGTTGAAATGTGGCTATGTTTTCAACAAGCAAATGTTCCCGACCGAGGAAGGAACACCGCAAGGTGGTATAATTTCTCCGACACTTGCCAATATGACTTTGGACGGATTGCAGAAAGCTCTTGCAGATAGATATAAGCGCCATCATGTTAATGGTAAGTTGTATTCACCAATGGTGAACCTTGTACGTTATGCGGATGATTTTATCATCACTTGCGAGAACAAGGAAACTCTTGAAAATGAAATCAAGCCATTGGTTGCTGAATTTATGTCTGAAAGAGGTCTGACCTTATCAGAGGAAAAGACGGTGATAACCAACGTGCATGACGGTTTTGATTTTCTTGGCTTTAATATCCGCAAATACGGCAAGGACATATTGACCAAGCCGACAAAGAAATCCGAGAAACGCTTTATGGAGAATATCCGTAAGGTAATTAAGGAGAACAAGGGTTGCAGACAGGAGTCGTTAATCAGAATGTTGAACTCTAAAATCCGAGGATGGGGAGGTTATTATCAGCATGGAGCGACACGTGATTCATTTCACAGAATCGACCATCAGATATTCCTCTCACTATGGCAATGGGCAAAACGCCGTCATTCCAAGAAAGGGAAACGGTGGATAAAAGACCGATATTGGCATGACATTCGAGGGAACAAATGGACTTTCGCTTCAAAATTCAAGAAACCAAACGGAAAGGAAGACCAATTGACATTATTGTCTCTGACTTCATCGTTTCCATTCCTGCAATACACGCAGATTAAAGGAGACATGAACCCGTTTGATGCAGACTGTCGTCTGTACTTCTATAAAAGAAAGAAGTCGAAAATGCTTGTTACGCTAAAAGGACGCAAGTCACTGCTGTACCTATGGGAAAAGCAAGGACGCAAATGTCCTATATGCGGTGAGCCTATTGATACGCACAAGGCATGGAATGTCATGCCAACCGTTCAAAACGGAAAGAAATGCAATCTGTTGGTTCATGATGAATGTTTTAAATTATCCCGCAAATCAAATGGAAACAAGAAGTAG